A single genomic interval of Thermodesulfobacteriota bacterium harbors:
- a CDS encoding EcsC family protein, with protein sequence MNISRHDLKQLRYAKSLLENPSLAAKITNYIGMPIEKAFRMLPPRWSDTVNQVTRISLQKALDFAVKTIDDGASPKYSNRIHKMIVAVTGAAGGAFGLASLAVELPISTTVMLRSIADVARSEGEQIKLPEVKLACLEVFALGGRSKKDDATETGYLAVRAALSRAVSDAVEHISRHGLVHQGSSAIVRFIAEVASRFGINVSEKVAAQAVPVLGAAGGALINTIFIDHFQDIARGHFIVRRLERKYGAELVKEEYLRL encoded by the coding sequence ATGAATATTTCCCGGCATGACCTTAAGCAACTCCGATACGCTAAGAGTCTTCTAGAAAACCCAAGTCTCGCCGCGAAGATCACCAACTATATCGGAATGCCTATCGAGAAGGCCTTTCGTATGTTACCCCCTAGGTGGTCTGATACGGTAAACCAGGTTACAAGGATTTCACTGCAGAAGGCCCTGGATTTTGCCGTCAAGACCATCGACGATGGAGCAAGCCCCAAATACTCGAACAGGATTCACAAGATGATTGTTGCCGTTACCGGTGCGGCCGGCGGGGCTTTTGGCCTTGCGTCATTAGCAGTCGAGCTTCCCATATCGACGACGGTAATGCTCCGCTCTATTGCCGATGTGGCGCGGAGCGAAGGGGAACAAATAAAATTGCCCGAGGTAAAACTGGCCTGCCTGGAGGTATTTGCATTGGGAGGCCGTTCTAAGAAAGACGATGCAACCGAAACCGGCTATCTGGCAGTAAGAGCGGCATTGAGCCGCGCCGTTTCCGATGCTGTAGAGCATATTTCACGGCACGGCCTTGTACACCAGGGCTCGTCGGCAATCGTCCGGTTCATAGCGGAGGTGGCTAGCCGTTTCGGAATTAACGTCTCCGAGAAAGTGGCCGCCCAAGCTGTTCCTGTCCTTGGGGCAGCAGGCGGGGCCTTGATCAACACCATCTTCATAGACCACTTCCAGGATATCGCCCGCGGGCACTTTATCGTCCGAAGGCTCGAACGCAAGTACGGCGCTGAGTTGGTGAAGGAAGAGTATCTTAGGTTGTAA
- a CDS encoding arsenite methyltransferase gives MSKLEHDEIRREVRKQYGKVAVSEVSGCECNKTWCCDAGANADLEDYSAVLGYSKEDIALVPEGANMGLGCGNPQAIASLRKGETVLDLGSGGGFDCFLAARQVGDSGLVIGVDMTPEMVSKARQNAAKGGFENVEFRLGEIENLPVADNSVDVIISNCVINLSPDKQRVFNEAFRVLKSGGRLAVSDIVATASLPEEVKKDMALYTACMAGASLIEDVEKMLKNAGFVEIKVKPKNESREFIQEWAPGTKVEDYVVSATIEAVKP, from the coding sequence ATGAGTAAGCTTGAACACGACGAAATTCGCCGGGAGGTTCGTAAGCAGTACGGCAAGGTTGCAGTATCCGAAGTTTCTGGTTGCGAGTGCAATAAAACCTGGTGTTGTGATGCGGGAGCCAATGCTGACTTGGAAGATTATTCGGCCGTCCTTGGTTATTCGAAGGAAGACATCGCTCTGGTCCCGGAGGGGGCCAATATGGGTTTGGGCTGCGGCAATCCCCAGGCTATTGCCTCGCTGAGAAAGGGCGAGACGGTTTTAGACCTGGGAAGCGGAGGAGGCTTTGACTGCTTCCTGGCTGCTCGACAGGTCGGTGATTCGGGGCTTGTTATCGGGGTGGACATGACCCCGGAGATGGTCAGCAAGGCCAGGCAGAACGCAGCCAAGGGAGGTTTTGAGAACGTGGAATTCCGGCTTGGTGAGATTGAAAACCTACCGGTGGCCGATAATTCCGTCGATGTAATTATATCAAACTGCGTGATAAATCTCTCTCCGGACAAGCAAAGGGTTTTTAACGAAGCGTTTCGGGTTCTCAAGTCCGGAGGGCGTTTGGCTGTATCGGACATAGTGGCCACTGCTTCTCTACCTGAAGAGGTCAAAAAGGATATGGCTTTATATACCGCGTGTATGGCCGGCGCATCCTTGATTGAGGATGTAGAAAAAATGCTGAAGAACGCCGGTTTTGTTGAGATAAAAGTGAAGCCAAAAAATGAAAGTAGAGAATTTATCCAGGAATGGGCACCCGGAACGAAAGTTGAGGACTATGTGGTGTCTGCCACTATCGAGGCGGTCAAGCCTTAA
- a CDS encoding TIGR00730 family Rossman fold protein gives MRKVCVFCGANNGIRSVYSEAAKAMGKALVRRGIGLVYGGGSVGLMGVISDTVKKEGGEVIGVIPEALVAKEVAHQGLEDLRVVGSMHERKALMAELSDAFIALPGGYGTLEEYCEVLTWAQLGFHQKPCGILNVEGFYDPLLSLFDHSVKEGFVRPIYRSLVLVEKEPDRLLEMLDSYQPPILDKWIERDET, from the coding sequence ATGAGAAAAGTATGTGTCTTTTGCGGTGCTAATAACGGAATACGTAGCGTCTATTCGGAAGCAGCAAAAGCCATGGGAAAAGCGCTTGTTCGCCGCGGCATTGGCCTGGTTTATGGCGGAGGCAGTGTCGGGTTGATGGGGGTAATTTCAGATACGGTGAAAAAGGAGGGCGGGGAGGTTATCGGAGTTATTCCCGAAGCGCTCGTGGCGAAGGAAGTCGCCCATCAAGGACTGGAGGACCTTCGTGTCGTCGGCTCCATGCACGAACGCAAGGCTCTTATGGCTGAGCTTTCCGACGCATTCATAGCCCTTCCCGGCGGCTACGGAACGCTGGAAGAATATTGCGAAGTGTTGACCTGGGCACAGCTCGGTTTTCATCAGAAGCCCTGCGGCATACTGAATGTTGAAGGATTCTATGACCCCCTGCTATCCCTTTTTGACCATTCAGTTAAGGAGGGCTTTGTCCGTCCGATCTATCGTTCTCTGGTGCTGGTGGAGAAGGAGCCGGATCGCTTGCTGGAGATGCTCGATAGCTATCAACCGCCTATCCTGGACAAATGGATTGAACGGGATGAAACATGA
- a CDS encoding N-acetyltransferase yields the protein MIIVRPEMEKDRPKVRLINDLAFGRPNEADLVDTLRKSAKSYISLVAIKEREVVGHIFFSPVSIESEHAVFTALGLGPVAVLPRYQRQGIGSELVQKGLRECRRINHNIVVVLGHPEYYPRFGFVPASQKGLRCEYDVPDEAFMVAELVPGVLAGRQGLVKYHPAFKNV from the coding sequence ATGATTATAGTTCGTCCTGAAATGGAAAAGGATCGTCCCAAGGTTCGTCTGATTAACGACCTGGCCTTCGGCCGTCCAAACGAGGCAGACCTGGTTGATACTCTCAGAAAATCAGCCAAATCATACATCTCTCTAGTAGCTATCAAAGAGAGGGAAGTTGTCGGCCATATCTTTTTCAGCCCCGTCTCGATCGAATCCGAGCACGCGGTTTTCACCGCACTTGGACTGGGGCCCGTGGCCGTTCTTCCGAGATACCAGAGGCAAGGAATCGGCTCGGAGCTGGTTCAAAAAGGACTGAGAGAATGCCGGAGAATCAACCATAACATTGTCGTGGTACTGGGGCATCCTGAATATTACCCACGATTCGGTTTCGTCCCAGCCAGCCAAAAAGGGCTTCGCTGTGAGTACGACGTTCCAGACGAAGCGTTCATGGTAGCCGAGCTGGTTCCAGGTGTATTGGCTGGGCGTCAAGGTTTGGTAAAATATCACCCGGCGTTTAAAAATGTGTAA
- a CDS encoding amino acid permease, which translates to MGSDSGGSLKRSLSLPLITFYGLGTILGAGIYVLIGKVAGISGIYAPVAFLVAAIIAFFTAFSYAELSSRYPLSAGEALYVEKAFSRRWLSAAVGWSVVLTGIVSAGTMVNGFVGYLNIFIELPAWLTITVLVIGLGVLSAWGISESVGTAAVVTLVEVFGLILVLFMAGDSLKEFPNRWREMVPPLSGGVWLGITLGAFLAFYAFIGFEDMVNVAEEVQNPSRNLPLSIFLALGIATLLYMLVALVSVLSLPLDLLSASDAPLATVIEHKGGYSPISIGLISLVAVVNGALVQIIMASRVVYGMSCQDMAPGLFSKVNKRTQTPIRATLFITLILLVLALWLPLVTLAKATSFIILLVFALVNLSLCLIKLKHEINPNSFVNYPIFIPILGFILCLGLLVLQVLSGYGR; encoded by the coding sequence ATCGGAAGCGATTCGGGTGGTTCACTTAAGCGCAGTCTATCATTACCGCTAATAACTTTTTATGGACTGGGCACCATCCTCGGCGCGGGAATCTACGTGCTGATAGGAAAGGTTGCCGGGATATCCGGAATATATGCGCCGGTAGCCTTCCTAGTGGCGGCGATCATAGCATTCTTCACCGCTTTCTCTTATGCGGAGCTGTCTTCCCGATACCCACTTAGCGCGGGCGAGGCTTTATACGTGGAGAAGGCATTCTCCCGGCGCTGGTTGTCCGCAGCGGTGGGATGGTCCGTCGTGCTAACCGGCATAGTTTCGGCAGGCACTATGGTTAACGGTTTTGTGGGCTACCTGAATATTTTCATAGAATTGCCGGCATGGTTGACTATTACGGTTCTGGTAATTGGTCTCGGCGTGCTTTCGGCCTGGGGCATCAGTGAATCGGTGGGGACTGCCGCGGTGGTGACATTGGTGGAGGTCTTCGGCTTAATCCTGGTGCTGTTCATGGCTGGAGATAGCCTAAAGGAGTTTCCAAATCGCTGGCGGGAAATGGTGCCTCCGCTATCGGGGGGCGTGTGGCTTGGGATCACGCTCGGTGCATTCCTGGCGTTTTATGCATTCATCGGCTTTGAGGACATGGTCAACGTGGCGGAAGAGGTTCAAAACCCCAGCCGTAATCTACCCCTCTCCATCTTTCTCGCCCTGGGAATAGCTACCTTGCTTTATATGCTGGTTGCTTTGGTTTCCGTTCTTTCCCTTCCACTGGATTTGTTGTCGGCAAGTGATGCGCCCCTGGCCACTGTTATTGAACATAAGGGTGGTTACTCCCCTATCAGCATCGGCTTAATCAGCCTGGTAGCGGTGGTCAACGGAGCGTTGGTACAGATAATAATGGCCTCACGGGTAGTGTACGGCATGAGCTGCCAGGATATGGCGCCCGGTCTCTTTAGTAAAGTGAATAAACGAACGCAAACTCCGATAAGGGCTACTTTATTTATTACACTTATCTTGCTTGTTCTGGCGCTGTGGCTTCCATTAGTCACGCTGGCGAAAGCTACAAGCTTCATCATCCTGCTGGTTTTTGCCCTGGTGAATCTTTCTCTTTGTCTCATAAAGTTAAAACATGAAATAAACCCAAATAGTTTTGTGAACTATCCTATATTCATACCCATTCTCGGGTTTATACTATGCCTCGGGCTTTTGGTCTTGCAGGTACTATCGGGCTACGGGAGATAG
- a CDS encoding GIY-YIG nuclease family protein, which yields MPQSELKLIKKCAEFVEQEKIESLPRGLRGIYVLYKHHSKKGKDKYDVLYIGMARAGRRGGIRGRLKSHRRRKGNSWSHFSAFEVWDNIRDEEVTELEGLFRHIYRRDTKANSLNVQKAFKKLKRVRVKNLGKWK from the coding sequence ATGCCTCAGAGTGAACTAAAACTGATAAAGAAATGTGCAGAATTTGTTGAACAAGAAAAGATTGAATCTCTTCCTCGTGGTCTAAGAGGAATTTACGTTCTTTATAAGCACCATAGCAAGAAGGGAAAAGACAAGTATGATGTCCTTTACATTGGAATGGCAAGGGCGGGAAGGCGAGGAGGAATTCGTGGAAGGCTTAAATCTCATCGCAGAAGAAAGGGCAATTCTTGGTCACATTTCTCGGCTTTCGAAGTTTGGGACAATATCCGTGATGAAGAGGTCACAGAGCTAGAGGGCCTTTTTCGCCATATTTATAGACGTGATACCAAGGCTAACAGCCTAAATGTCCAAAAAGCTTTCAAAAAACTTAAGAGAGTGCGAGTGAAAAATTTAGGCAAATGGAAGTAG
- the sigZ gene encoding RNA polymerase sigma factor SigZ has translation MTSTEKIWKEYHDNLRRFIQARVSDKSVADDILQEVFVKIHSGLNTLKDGTRLQSWLYQIARNTIVDYYRSLRPTEELPENVYISETEDGKVLSELADCMRPMIDELPQSYRQAIILSEIEGLTQKQISEKLGLSLPGAKSRVQRGKLKLKEMLLDCCHFEFDRRGGVVEFNPKRGRCNKC, from the coding sequence ATGACCTCTACAGAAAAGATTTGGAAAGAATATCACGATAATCTTAGGCGTTTTATTCAAGCGCGTGTTTCCGATAAATCAGTAGCGGATGACATTCTCCAGGAGGTGTTCGTGAAGATCCATTCCGGACTCAACACTCTTAAAGATGGCACCCGCTTGCAAAGCTGGCTATACCAGATAGCCCGAAACACCATTGTCGACTACTACCGCAGTCTAAGACCGACAGAGGAGCTTCCCGAGAATGTCTATATTTCTGAGACTGAGGATGGCAAAGTGCTTTCAGAACTGGCTGACTGTATGCGTCCGATGATTGATGAGCTTCCACAGTCTTACCGTCAAGCTATTATCTTGTCTGAAATCGAAGGATTGACCCAAAAGCAGATTTCTGAGAAGTTGGGATTGTCCTTGCCCGGAGCCAAATCCAGGGTACAGAGAGGAAAATTAAAACTAAAAGAAATGTTGCTCGATTGTTGCCATTTCGAATTTGATCGTCGCGGGGGAGTTGTCGAATTTAATCCGAAAAGAGGCCGTTGCAATAAATGTTAA